The window CAGAATGACATAACCCAAACCTGACATAACCCCAGAGACTGCCTGTAATGGATGatagtaggatgagagaagaatgTACATTTGTGGCTCTCATGTATTTCACATTATGAAGAGCACTACAATGGCCTCTATTTCAGTTTGACAGTcatgtgattttaattttcttaaaatcatattttgtgcTGGATATTTTCTCAAttcactactgtatatattttccacaaatgatgatgaaattcttTCAATTCTGATAGCAATTAATCTTATACTAAAGCATTTATctaaacagcaaataaaattctTGCTGTCCTAGACAACACTGGgcaaaatttactttgaattGTCAAAAAGATGACTGAACTTGAAATTAGCTACTTCCTAACTGTtatatgaaatgaacaataaGTTGAACATGAAATGAACAATAAGTTGAAcaatgtgtaaagaaaaaaaccaaTTTACATACTTACCAAGGACCGGGTGTTTTCCCTggtcaattttattttccagactGCCTGGTGGATATACACCTCTTAGGGCATTCAGAGGCTTGAGTTTCAGTTCAACCTTTTTATTAGCCTGTTTTGAACCTACAATATGCTGCCTTACCTGAAAATATATGTTATCACAACTTCCATTTGACCTTCTGcacaagtatttatatacataactgcTTTTTTCTAATCTTTATACAGGAGTTATATTGTGCTTTTTACACATTATCTCTGGACATACACCTGTTTACTGCTCCCATTATATGAAAGAAATCAAAGTGCTATATATGactagaaattaaatcaatataaaattactGTACCATGTTTTGATACATATCTTATATTGTGCTCACAACCAACTGAGAGCTTTAAAAAGTCATGATGATTCCCTTATTCTTAGTAAGAAAGATCCTCACTGAGTTAAGACTCCTACTAATTTTCATAGAATAGGTATGTTGTTAAAATTCACAACTATGAAGTCTGAAATATTGTtctttcacttcctcttctaCATTAAATTCACCCTAGAATAAACGTACTTTTGCCCAATCAGAAAAGAGAAGGGAAGACCTCAAAAGACACTACCttttataagtacatatacataagttcaccaattttgtaaatttttatttttcctgagtaTATATaagccttttatgtaggagtacTCCCACGTACAAGCTATAATTGGTCAGAGAAACACAGTATAGTACCAAGGTAGTTAACTGTTGGAAGTGGGTGAGTGGAAGGAAACCCAAATTGCCGGTAGTCACTAAGCACTTTTTCCTTCAGGATCAGGGACTAAGCAGGGTAActgaggtgggattatgataaaagacTCTGGTTTAtatacataggaaaaataaaaattactttaaaaacttgtTAATTGTTCCTACTGGGATACAAACCATTGCCACTACATGGGAGACTCACTCCTTTGGTGAGAGGATAGTCTCTCAACTAACTAGCGAGTTGCATCTCCACCTCTGAAATACCATACTCCTGGTCATGACATGAACAGAGAAGCAATGACTCCTGTAAACTCTAATACAATTTTACATAGGGATGCAAGACTGATAGAGTCCAGAGCCAGTGTGAGATGTAGCTGAACTCTAGCTATAAGAAAATTTTGGAGAACCAACAGCACCCCTAATGACAAGGTGGAAGGCAGCCAGTATCTGGGTCAATCATAAATTGCTGGGTTCAACTAATAGCATTACTAAGCCCTCTTATTAAAAGGGAGAGTAGAGAAAGTCACACTCATGAGCAGAAGTTCTAAGATACAATGCCCAGTAATGAAGCCTGCCTGCATCGTGGTATGTTCAGCATGTACTGATCCTGAATGCCACCttgcagaaaaagaaaggaagtggggGGGGGACCAGTCACTTACCCTTTCAACCTCTAACCTTATGCAAAATGCCATATAGGCTCAATACTTTTTTTATCCAAGAACAGCTTCGAGACTACACAGCcagttgagcagccaccacaggttcTAAGGATAAGGATCCAAGGACTTTAGGGCAACATCCCAGGGGTAAAATGAGGTAAAGTTAAAGACACTTTCCCTCATTATCTGTGTACCAAAATGTTCTCCAAACAGCTACGAAAATCCCTGGCTTTGTGTGCTGTTGCCCAAACAGGATAAACATCCTCTACACAGGATGAACTGTATGTCCACTGAAAACTTCATGataccataaaaatataaattttcacaaaatttattctttggatgcttcactactgttaaagatagcttatatctcctcaCCTATTGGTGCAGAGATacaagctatctttaacagtaggtaatatTCAACCTAAATAAAATGGTATTCTGGACACTACCTCATGACTGCAGGTACTACAAAGACTTATTTATTATCAAATAGTTTGCCAGATTACTGAGCTTATTCATCTACCTCTGACAAGGCTGGCCAAAGGGATTTGACTTTATCTATGATAAGGTTTAGATGTTTATTGTATTACAgctttcttgaaaatttaatgaTTGGGTTTACTGAAAACGATGAAACTTCTGAAAATATTTGTGTTCCAAAAGCCTGATAGTTGTCAACtgtattttggacattcacacaaaaaatgtttaactGTCAGTTACtctatagtctatatatattgTGACTGTATCTTGTGGGCTATTCATCATCTATCCACAGGTCAAACTTGAGTGACCAATTTTAATATGAGTCAGACTTACTTGTATCATTCGTTTAAATGGATTCCATATTCCAACACTACGCTTGATCGGTTTTGTAATGCTACTAAAGTTAATTATTCCCTATATTCTCCCATATATTTATTACGATGAGTTTTAGAGGTGTTATATAATCACTAACAGGAATATTTGTGTGTGATCTTCTTGGTACttgcagctttggctgctttactggtttcctcatttcctttaatggTTACATGGACAGAAATCCAATATATTTCTACAGTTTTACcatattcatattatttgtattatttgtgaAGTGAAAATTTAAGTGTTAGGCAAgggtattttttaaattatgtatttttttttattataattttgaaaggtttttTCAACACTTATTCTTGCTAAAATTAAAAGTTTCTCTACCAGTATATctcttaataattataatacctgATCCTACTGTACACAATTCTGCCGTAAAAACAGAACCA of the Macrobrachium rosenbergii isolate ZJJX-2024 chromosome 49, ASM4041242v1, whole genome shotgun sequence genome contains:
- the LOC136832061 gene encoding uncharacterized protein isoform X4, whose translation is MAESHKHSCRTVVLTRDEARDVMEMSRLKDFWTVDMIQDNIIELQGALDVLYNSVSGSDYQVEYTDSLSTRRLVINCMVRQHIVGSKQANKKVELKLKPLNALRGVYPPGSLENKIDQGKHPVLGKYVNWFFSLHIVQLIVHFMFNLLFISYNS